The Henckelia pumila isolate YLH828 chromosome 2, ASM3356847v2, whole genome shotgun sequence genome includes a window with the following:
- the LOC140878892 gene encoding uncharacterized protein, protein MNKGSSEDGSIRRRGSHRPGRRHIQQQNIFLPMFCRLSIKDITLNQTKGRSNVPKPATISSTVQLKRNKTVASASAAAVTGTPTCSNNLQSSHTSRSTKKCFSTAITTGTSNSAGGGGSGGGRCRRPAGSLDMSLNHHDVEAVIIGNMSEMDPPLPVVKRVALPGAGGDEVNIWKRRFNGAAALKRLQIQHHQISPT, encoded by the coding sequence ATGAACAAAGGATCATCTGAGGATGGGAGTATTCGCCGCCGCGGCAGCCACCGCCCCGGCCGCCGCCATATCCAGCAGCAAAACATTTTCTTGCCAATGTTTTGCCGATTATCAATCAAAGACATAACACTAAACCAAACCAAAGGTCGATCCAATGTCCCTAAACCCGCCACAATCAGTTCCACGGTGCAGCTCAAAAGAAACAAAACGGTGGCCTCCGCATCCGCCGCCGCGGTTACCGGAACTCCAACCTGCAGCAACAACCTCCAAAGCAGCCACACGAGCAGGAGCACGAAAAAATGCTTTTCCACGGCCATCACCACCGGCACTTCCAACTCCGCGGGCGGCGGAGGGAGTGGTGGCGGTCGGTGTAGACGACCCGCGGGAAGTCTAGATATGAGTTTGAACCATCATGATGTTGAGGCAGTGATTATTGGAAACATGAGTGAAATGGATCCGCCGCTGCCGGTGGTGAAGAGGGTGGCGCTGCCGGGAGCCGGCGGAGATGAGGTGAACATTTGGAAACGGAGGTTTAATGGGGCGGCGGCGTTGAAAAGATTACAGATTCAACATCATCAAATTTCTCCCACCTAG